In Euphorbia lathyris chromosome 10, ddEupLath1.1, whole genome shotgun sequence, a single genomic region encodes these proteins:
- the LOC136209750 gene encoding cytosolic sulfotransferase 15-like: MEEHLNRDEEIFSGFSLYQGFWCPTMAIDGISSFQKSFQAQDTDIIIASNPKSGTTWLKALIFSITNRTQYTSLNTPLLTTNPHVLLPFLEYHLFVDNLNPDLTDMPSPRFISSHFPFLALPESIKQSNCRIIYICRNPFDSAVSLWHHCGITCKDFKISVEDFCDMYFKGRGWYGPYWDNVLGYWKESLENPNKVLFLKYEDMKEDIAPCLKRIAEFIGHPFSEEEEKNGVVLEIAEMCSLSKLKNLDVNKNGVVVHDYPNKVFFRKGEVGKWVDHISPSKKQQLENVMHEKLSGSGLSFKLSF; encoded by the coding sequence atggAAGAACATCTTAACCGAGATGAAGAAATTTTTTCTGGTTTCTCTTTATATCAAGGTTTTTGGTGCCCAACCATGGCCATTGATGGAATATCATCCTTTCAAAAAAGCTTCCAAGCTCAAGACACGGATATTATAATTGCCTCCAATCCAAAATCCGGCACTACTTGGCTTAAAGCTTTGATTTTTTCCATTACTAATAGAACCCAATACACTTCTTTGAATACTCCGTTGCTTACTACAAACCCTCATGTTCTTCTTCCTTTCCTTGAATATCATTTATTCGTTGATAATCTAAATCCCGACCTTACTGATATGCCATCTCCTCGGTTTATTAGCTCACACTTTCCTTTTTTGGCTTTGCCTGAGTCGATTAAGCAGTCTAATTGTCGGATTATTTACATCTGTCGTAACCCTTTTGATTCTGCAGTCTCCCTCTGGCATCACTGTGGTATAACATGCAAAGATTTTAAAATATCTGTCGAGGATTTTTGTGACATGTATTTTAAGGGAAGAGGTTGGTACGGGCCTTACTGGGATAATGTGTTGGGGTACTGGAAGGAAAGCTTGGAGAATCCGAATAAGGTGTTGTTTTTGAAATATGAAGATATGAAGGAAGATATTGCTCCGTGTTTGAAGAGAATAGCTGAGTTTATTGGGCATCCGTTTTCTGAAGAGGAAGAGAAAAATGGAGTTGTTTTAGAAATTGCAGAGATGTGTAGTTTAAGTAAGTTGAAGAATTTAGATGTGAACAAAAATGGTGTCGTTGTTCATGATTACCCAAATAAGGTCTTTTTTAGGAAAGGCGAAGTGGGGAAATGGGTAGATCATATAAGCCCCTCAAAGAAGCAACAATTAGAAAATGTGATGCATGAAAAATTGAGTGGTTCTGGGTTATCTTTCAAATTATCTTTCTAG